From one Paeniglutamicibacter psychrophenolicus genomic stretch:
- a CDS encoding FtsK/SpoIIIE domain-containing protein: MGRKLFIRLVSATLGRPVLVELEAAEPLGGPVLASALARRWPQLRWHAGGRPLEQIARLPRQGRMLLCDVPAAPADLAPRRWQGADGGIEPAVLVVLRGPDPGGTLPLRRGLWALGRGGVDLPIGDLRLSRRHALVRVTETSIVLSDEGSANGVWFAQTPIRERRLLIGDTFSAGDSSFGVLPPGGLPAVPARWPLPPVPIDAEEPGSRMAMMLVGALAPLGLGVGLFLMTHSVFFLAFSAISLVTGGLPALLVLRGKAGFRRAWALSTTADAKRREDLAPPVGAVAAGLAAGASVDDDGFPAMVIGHGPLAAWLCTASGADPPVPRPGRGHREGGRGSRGRARRAQRHGPGNGNGAAGDADSETVVEPGVLSDSPVPLALKEGSAVWFQGPESVWGPVLRAVLVRWLPLLASGSLRVVVQGPAGFLPSEFAMLPGVQVSGANAPLAPDPRPTIVLLTGPGTLRAAVGESPGAAFPGAPARIHCGGPAPSPGAEVHIDCSTGRILLRAAGSELNPWLRPAPPAGIRKFRRSPGGRARPGRGRQSPETGASPHGTREPSLHVFTEGIGLPVLARAVSRMLPWVEAGPEAGGESGTGTPFGAVVGDTDAGPLRVDLDADGPHLLVAGTTGSGKSELLRTLVLGLSAESGPDALAFMLVDFKGGATLAPLRGLPHVQLFVSDLDAAEGERILELLGNELHRRETFLAAHAATDHRDYLRSRVPGDPPLPRLVVLIDEFRVFATELPQALERVIHIATVGRSLGIHLVLSTQRPAGTVSAPLRANIGSVIALRTIGEAESNDLIGSSVAARLDPSAPGLAYFRRGGGAPLGFRARVNARPSIPARLRAFGADLGATLFSEQLPHVGSGQGPAATGVPDSDASQGSDAELAAVVRGIVFRHRDIEPAPNPFSASLPQTLPAIGRAVLRQVPGGAGAIGLVDRPKLPQAGPLVFDPRTTARLMVCGLPASGIEKVPGLLLHAVNRQSWRMPTLLLDGNGTHGALRGHPAVGGYFGPGDSWRINELLLQLGDPGCVEPMLLLVSGLGGWARALEGSVFMGLEAQLAAFARTAPDLGRALVLCGDRDLAGSRAASLCETRWYFPRGAGPEVLMGWPQLRKVAPQVGRGVLLGPDEPEHGTAFQVLDDAASLPLPGGEVPGTWLCSVPLPESLVSAQLQALDPGSAAAPELAIGLCGPDNRTFVWAPGPCGLVIGHEGSGKSTLLRHLSLLGDADAGHTVRLGLGDELPVQAEEFMQRHPKAARVLVDRADLRVARAARAAEVLLGAGLQLVLSAEPGSRLLFELGLSAVVRDARSFLVLDPQFGADADPSGFRLPPATVSVRGRAMVADRGTIRQVQCVNRVP, translated from the coding sequence ATGGGAAGGAAACTGTTCATCAGGCTCGTCTCGGCGACCCTGGGCCGGCCGGTGCTGGTGGAACTGGAGGCCGCGGAGCCCCTCGGCGGTCCGGTGCTGGCTTCCGCCCTGGCCAGGCGCTGGCCCCAGCTTCGCTGGCATGCCGGCGGGAGGCCGCTGGAGCAGATCGCGCGGCTGCCCCGCCAGGGGCGGATGCTGCTGTGCGATGTGCCCGCGGCACCCGCGGACCTCGCTCCCCGGAGATGGCAGGGCGCGGACGGCGGGATCGAGCCTGCGGTGCTGGTGGTGTTGCGGGGTCCGGATCCCGGCGGGACGCTTCCGCTGCGCCGTGGCCTGTGGGCACTGGGCCGCGGTGGGGTCGACTTGCCCATCGGGGACCTGCGGCTCTCGCGCCGCCATGCGCTGGTCCGGGTGACCGAGACCTCCATCGTGCTCAGCGACGAGGGATCGGCAAACGGGGTGTGGTTCGCCCAGACCCCGATCCGGGAGCGGCGCCTGTTGATCGGGGACACCTTCAGCGCGGGCGACAGCAGCTTCGGGGTGCTGCCGCCCGGCGGGCTGCCCGCCGTGCCCGCCCGGTGGCCTTTGCCACCGGTGCCGATCGACGCGGAGGAACCGGGCAGCCGGATGGCGATGATGCTGGTTGGGGCGTTGGCACCGCTGGGACTGGGCGTGGGGCTGTTCCTGATGACGCACAGCGTGTTCTTCCTGGCCTTCTCCGCGATTTCCCTGGTGACCGGCGGGTTGCCGGCGTTGCTTGTGCTTCGTGGGAAGGCCGGCTTCCGGCGGGCCTGGGCCCTGTCCACCACCGCCGATGCGAAGCGCCGCGAGGACCTGGCCCCTCCCGTGGGCGCGGTGGCGGCCGGGCTGGCGGCCGGTGCTTCGGTGGATGACGACGGTTTCCCGGCAATGGTGATCGGGCACGGACCGCTGGCCGCGTGGTTGTGCACCGCCTCGGGGGCCGACCCCCCGGTTCCGCGACCCGGCCGCGGGCATCGGGAGGGGGGACGGGGATCGCGGGGGCGTGCGCGCAGGGCCCAACGGCACGGGCCCGGAAACGGCAATGGCGCAGCAGGCGACGCGGACAGCGAAACGGTGGTGGAGCCCGGGGTCCTGTCCGATTCCCCGGTGCCGCTGGCCCTGAAGGAGGGTTCCGCCGTGTGGTTCCAGGGCCCCGAATCGGTGTGGGGACCGGTGCTGCGCGCGGTGCTGGTGCGCTGGCTTCCGTTGCTCGCATCCGGTTCCCTGCGCGTGGTGGTGCAGGGACCCGCCGGCTTCCTTCCCTCCGAATTCGCGATGCTGCCCGGTGTCCAGGTCAGCGGGGCCAACGCGCCGCTTGCCCCCGATCCGAGGCCCACGATCGTGCTGCTCACCGGGCCCGGCACGCTCCGGGCCGCGGTCGGGGAGTCGCCCGGTGCCGCATTCCCCGGTGCGCCCGCCCGCATCCACTGCGGAGGTCCGGCCCCCTCGCCCGGGGCCGAGGTCCACATCGACTGCTCCACCGGCCGGATCCTGCTTCGGGCCGCAGGCAGCGAACTGAACCCCTGGCTGCGGCCCGCCCCGCCGGCAGGCATCCGGAAATTCCGCCGCTCCCCCGGCGGCCGCGCACGTCCCGGGCGGGGCCGGCAGTCCCCGGAGACCGGGGCATCGCCGCACGGCACCCGGGAGCCGTCCCTGCACGTGTTCACCGAAGGCATCGGGTTGCCTGTCCTGGCCCGCGCGGTCTCACGCATGCTGCCCTGGGTCGAGGCAGGCCCGGAGGCCGGTGGGGAAAGCGGCACGGGCACCCCGTTCGGTGCCGTCGTCGGGGACACCGATGCCGGTCCGCTGCGCGTGGACCTGGATGCCGACGGGCCGCACCTCCTGGTCGCCGGAACCACCGGGTCGGGCAAGTCCGAGCTGCTGCGCACCCTGGTGCTGGGCCTGTCTGCGGAATCGGGGCCCGACGCACTGGCCTTCATGCTCGTGGACTTCAAGGGCGGGGCGACGTTGGCGCCGCTGCGCGGATTGCCGCACGTGCAGCTGTTCGTCTCCGACCTGGACGCCGCCGAGGGCGAACGGATCCTTGAACTGCTCGGCAACGAGCTGCACCGCCGCGAGACATTCCTGGCGGCGCATGCGGCCACCGACCACAGGGACTACCTGCGCTCACGCGTCCCGGGCGATCCCCCGCTGCCCCGGCTGGTGGTGCTCATCGACGAATTCCGCGTCTTTGCCACCGAGCTGCCCCAGGCCCTGGAACGGGTCATCCACATCGCCACCGTAGGCCGGTCGCTGGGGATCCACCTGGTGCTCAGCACGCAGCGACCCGCCGGGACCGTCAGCGCGCCGCTACGGGCCAACATCGGCTCCGTCATCGCGTTGCGCACCATCGGCGAAGCCGAGTCCAACGACCTGATCGGCTCCTCGGTGGCGGCCCGGCTGGATCCTTCCGCCCCGGGCCTGGCCTATTTCCGGCGCGGGGGCGGCGCACCGCTGGGGTTCCGGGCCCGCGTGAACGCCCGCCCCAGCATCCCGGCCCGGCTGCGGGCCTTCGGGGCCGACCTGGGCGCAACGCTGTTCTCCGAACAGCTGCCGCATGTCGGATCCGGGCAGGGGCCCGCCGCCACGGGGGTGCCGGATTCCGACGCCTCCCAAGGTTCCGACGCTGAGCTGGCGGCGGTGGTGCGGGGCATCGTGTTCCGGCACCGGGATATCGAGCCCGCGCCGAACCCGTTTTCCGCCTCACTTCCCCAGACCCTGCCCGCGATCGGCCGTGCGGTGCTGCGGCAGGTGCCCGGTGGCGCCGGAGCCATCGGGCTGGTTGATCGCCCGAAGCTGCCCCAAGCGGGACCCTTGGTCTTTGACCCGCGCACCACCGCCCGGCTGATGGTGTGCGGGCTGCCGGCCTCGGGCATCGAGAAGGTCCCCGGCCTGCTGCTGCATGCGGTGAACCGCCAATCCTGGCGCATGCCGACGCTGCTGCTCGACGGCAACGGGACCCACGGCGCGCTGCGCGGACACCCGGCGGTGGGCGGATACTTCGGCCCCGGCGACTCGTGGCGCATCAACGAGTTGCTGCTGCAGCTGGGTGATCCCGGGTGCGTGGAGCCGATGCTGCTGCTGGTGTCCGGGCTCGGCGGCTGGGCCCGGGCCTTGGAGGGAAGCGTGTTCATGGGCCTCGAGGCGCAGCTGGCGGCGTTCGCCCGCACCGCACCCGATCTGGGCCGCGCCCTGGTGCTGTGCGGGGACAGGGATTTGGCCGGTTCGCGGGCAGCATCGCTGTGCGAGACGCGCTGGTATTTCCCGCGCGGCGCCGGACCCGAGGTCCTCATGGGGTGGCCGCAGCTCCGCAAGGTTGCCCCGCAGGTGGGCCGGGGCGTGCTGCTGGGGCCCGATGAACCGGAGCACGGCACCGCGTTCCAAGTGCTCGACGACGCGGCGAGCCTGCCCCTGCCCGGCGGGGAGGTCCCCGGAACGTGGTTGTGTTCCGTGCCGTTGCCCGAATCCCTGGTCTCCGCCCAATTGCAGGCGCTGGATCCGGGGTCGGCCGCGGCTCCGGAACTGGCCATCGGGCTCTGCGGTCCGGACAACCGCACCTTCGTGTGGGCGCCGGGCCCCTGCGGGCTGGTCATCGGGCACGAGGGGTCGGGCAAGTCCACGTTGTTGAGGCACCTGTCCCTGCTGGGCGATGCGGATGCCGGTCACACCGTGCGCCTGGGCCTTGGGGACGAGTTGCCGGTGCAGGCCGAGGAGTTCATGCAGCGCCATCCGAAGGCTGCGCGGGTGCTGGTGGATCGCGCGGACCTGCGCGTGGCCCGGGCTGCGCGGGCCGCGGAGGTGCTGCTGGGCGCCGGGCTCCAGCTGGTGCTCAGCGCCGAACCCGGTTCACGGCTGCTGTTCGAGTTGGGGCTCTCGGCGGTGGTGCGCGATGCGCGTTCGTTCCTCGTGCTTGATCCGCAGTTCGGTGCGGACGCCGATCCCAGCGGCTTCAGGTTGCCTCCGGCCACCGTCAGCGTGCGCGGCCGTGCCATGGTCGCGGACCGGGGAACGATCCGCCAGGTCCAATGCGTGAATCGGGTTCCGTGA
- a CDS encoding class II 3-deoxy-7-phosphoheptulonate synthase, with translation MTQLSSTSSLPGQSPAGPAADPALDIWRTLPIAQQPTWSESPHYAESVRELGSRPPLVFAGEVDILRDRLAAAAQGKAFLLQGGDCAETFDGATADKISARVKTILQMAVVLTYGASMPVIKMGRMAGQFAKPRSSNDETRDGVTLPAFRGDIVNGYDFTPESRAHDPRRMVEAYNTSSATLNLIRAFTQGGFADLRSVHSWNAGFMANPAHTAYEQLAGEIDRAVKFMDACGADFEALKRTEFFASHEALLLDYERALTRTDSRTSQPYDTSGHFLWIGERTRQLDGAHVDFLSRVRNPIGVKLGPTTTPEDALALIEKLDPNREPGRLTFITRMGAANIREKLPNLVEKVTASGAQVLWVTDPMHGNTVTSENGYKTRRFDDVMDEVRGFFEVHDSLGTYPGGLHVEMTGDDVAECLGGADPIRQEQFDDLYESVCDPRLNHKQSLEMAFLVSGALAKRGVRS, from the coding sequence GTGACTCAGCTATCTTCGACTTCCTCATTGCCCGGACAATCCCCGGCCGGCCCAGCAGCCGACCCCGCACTGGACATCTGGCGCACCCTGCCCATCGCCCAGCAGCCGACGTGGAGCGAGAGCCCGCATTATGCCGAGTCCGTCCGCGAACTCGGTTCCCGCCCGCCGCTGGTCTTTGCCGGCGAGGTGGACATCCTGCGCGATCGCCTGGCTGCCGCGGCCCAGGGCAAGGCCTTCCTGCTCCAGGGCGGGGACTGCGCCGAGACCTTCGACGGCGCCACCGCCGACAAGATCTCCGCCCGCGTGAAGACCATCTTGCAGATGGCCGTCGTGCTGACCTACGGCGCCTCGATGCCGGTCATCAAGATGGGGCGCATGGCGGGCCAGTTCGCCAAGCCGCGTTCCTCCAACGACGAGACCCGCGACGGGGTCACGCTGCCGGCCTTCCGCGGCGACATCGTCAACGGCTACGACTTCACCCCCGAATCCCGCGCGCACGACCCGCGCCGCATGGTCGAGGCCTACAACACCTCCTCCGCCACGCTGAACCTGATCCGCGCCTTCACCCAGGGCGGCTTCGCGGACCTGCGCTCGGTGCACTCCTGGAACGCCGGCTTCATGGCGAACCCGGCGCACACCGCCTACGAGCAGCTCGCCGGGGAGATCGACCGCGCGGTGAAGTTCATGGACGCCTGCGGCGCGGACTTCGAGGCGCTGAAGCGCACCGAGTTCTTCGCCTCCCACGAGGCGCTACTGCTGGACTACGAGCGCGCGCTGACCCGCACCGACTCGCGCACCTCCCAGCCCTACGACACCAGTGGCCACTTCCTGTGGATCGGTGAGCGCACCCGCCAGCTGGACGGCGCACACGTGGACTTCCTCTCCCGGGTGCGCAACCCGATCGGCGTCAAGCTCGGCCCGACCACCACCCCCGAGGACGCGCTGGCGCTCATCGAGAAGCTGGACCCGAACCGCGAGCCGGGCCGCCTGACCTTCATCACCCGCATGGGTGCGGCCAACATCCGTGAGAAGCTGCCGAACCTGGTCGAGAAGGTCACCGCCTCCGGCGCCCAGGTCCTCTGGGTCACCGACCCGATGCACGGGAACACCGTCACCTCGGAGAACGGCTACAAGACCCGCCGCTTCGACGACGTCATGGACGAGGTCCGCGGCTTCTTCGAGGTCCACGATTCGCTGGGCACCTACCCCGGTGGCCTGCACGTGGAGATGACCGGCGACGACGTGGCCGAGTGCCTGGGCGGTGCCGACCCGATCCGCCAGGAGCAGTTCGACGACCTCTACGAGTCGGTCTGCGATCCGCGCCTGAACCACAAGCAGTCCCTGGAAATGGCCTTCCTGGTCTCCGGTGCGCTGGCCAAGCGCGGAGTCCGCAGCTAG
- a CDS encoding WhiB family transcriptional regulator, whose protein sequence is MDWRSRAACLDKDPELFFPVGNTGPALLQIEEAKSVCRRCPVVDTCLAWAIESGQDAGVWGGMSEDERRALKRRAARARRAS, encoded by the coding sequence ATGGATTGGCGTAGCCGCGCGGCCTGTCTGGACAAGGACCCGGAACTATTTTTCCCCGTCGGGAACACCGGACCGGCCCTTCTCCAGATTGAAGAAGCCAAGAGTGTCTGCCGACGGTGCCCCGTGGTGGACACGTGTCTGGCATGGGCCATCGAGTCCGGCCAGGATGCCGGGGTCTGGGGCGGAATGAGCGAAGACGAGCGCCGGGCGCTGAAGCGCCGGGCAGCACGGGCCCGTCGAGCCTCCTAG
- a CDS encoding lysophospholipid acyltransferase family protein, with product MFYQFMKRFIVGPLVNVFFRPWVKGLENIPAEGGAILASNHLSVSDSIFLPVAVDRTVIFLAKMDYFTGKGPKGRITAWFFRMINQIPMDRSGGAASANSLGAGAQALLDGSLLGIYPEGTRSPDGRLYRGKLGVAKLALEAGVPVIPIAMIGTDKVQPIGKRVPTIRRVGMIIGEPLDFSRYAGMSEDRFVQRSVVDEIMYAIMRLSGQEYVDTYAATVKAKLDAERRGNGKKK from the coding sequence ATGTTCTACCAATTCATGAAGAGGTTCATCGTCGGGCCGCTGGTGAACGTGTTTTTCCGCCCCTGGGTCAAGGGGCTGGAGAACATCCCGGCCGAGGGGGGCGCGATCCTGGCCAGCAACCACCTCTCGGTATCGGATTCGATCTTCCTGCCCGTGGCCGTGGACCGCACGGTGATCTTCCTGGCGAAGATGGACTACTTCACCGGCAAGGGACCCAAGGGCCGGATCACCGCCTGGTTCTTCCGCATGATCAACCAGATCCCGATGGACCGCTCCGGCGGGGCCGCCAGCGCGAACTCGCTGGGTGCCGGAGCCCAGGCGCTTCTCGACGGATCCCTGCTGGGCATCTACCCCGAGGGCACCCGCAGCCCCGACGGCCGGCTCTACCGCGGCAAGCTGGGAGTCGCGAAGCTGGCGCTGGAGGCCGGGGTCCCGGTGATCCCGATCGCGATGATCGGCACCGACAAGGTCCAGCCCATCGGCAAGCGGGTGCCGACCATCCGCCGCGTGGGCATGATCATCGGCGAGCCGCTGGACTTCTCCCGCTACGCCGGGATGAGCGAGGACCGCTTCGTGCAGCGCTCGGTGGTGGACGAGATCATGTACGCGATCATGCGCCTGTCCGGGCAGGAATACGTGGACACCTACGCGGCCACGGTGAAGGCCAAGCTTGATGCCGAGCGCCGCGGGAACGGCAAGAAGAAGTAG
- a CDS encoding alpha/beta hydrolase: MPETPGSAGPNAPFHHDGTNGEAVLVLHGFTAGPAGLLPWARALAGAGYTVDLPLLPGHGTSWQDLAGTKYTQILDAVHQCYAALAATHSRVFVAGLSMGGALALNLASTHAVAGLALVNPGLTIASPLAPFTGALRFVAPSVAAIANDIAKPGGNEHAYDRTPVAGVHELRKLFKDTAARLGSVTAPVIVFRSDTDHVVPESSLEVLRAGLKAGVHLEVKRLTRSYHVATLDYEAEEIFARSIEFFQEVDSSRP; this comes from the coding sequence ATGCCAGAGACACCAGGGTCCGCCGGCCCCAATGCACCGTTCCACCACGACGGGACGAACGGCGAGGCGGTGTTGGTGCTGCACGGGTTCACGGCCGGGCCGGCCGGGCTGCTGCCGTGGGCCCGGGCCCTGGCCGGGGCCGGCTACACCGTGGACCTGCCGCTGCTGCCCGGGCACGGCACCAGCTGGCAGGATCTGGCCGGCACGAAGTACACGCAGATCCTCGACGCGGTTCACCAGTGCTACGCGGCGCTGGCCGCCACGCATTCGAGGGTCTTCGTTGCGGGCCTGTCGATGGGAGGTGCGCTGGCGCTGAACCTCGCCTCGACCCATGCGGTGGCAGGGCTTGCCCTGGTGAACCCGGGGCTGACCATCGCCTCCCCGCTGGCCCCCTTCACCGGGGCGTTGCGCTTCGTGGCGCCAAGCGTCGCGGCCATCGCCAACGACATCGCCAAGCCCGGCGGCAACGAGCATGCCTACGACCGCACCCCGGTGGCCGGGGTGCACGAGCTGCGCAAGCTTTTCAAGGACACCGCCGCGCGCCTGGGGTCGGTCACCGCGCCGGTGATCGTGTTCCGCTCGGACACCGACCACGTGGTGCCCGAATCCAGCCTCGAGGTGCTGCGCGCCGGACTCAAGGCGGGTGTCCACCTTGAGGTGAAACGGTTGACGCGCAGCTACCACGTGGCCACGCTTGACTATGAGGCGGAAGAGATTTTCGCCCGCTCCATCGAGTTCTTTCAGGAAGTGGACAGCAGCAGGCCATGA
- a CDS encoding CpaF family protein → MDGLAIVEDEVRELIRRNGLDPSTQVGEVRRLVDDVVRDYDERSLLGVLPALGELGLARRRIMDAVAGLGALQPLLDDPDVEEIWLNGPHEVFCARGGTSELTSIRLPEAEVPALVERMLKSSGRRLDLSQPFVDCQLADGSRLHVVIPDITRKHWAVNIRKFIARASRLEHLVELGSLSRQAAHYLDVAVGAGLNVLVSGATQAGKTTMLNCLASSIGSRERVVTIEEIFELKINLRDVVALQTRQENLEGNGEINMRRLVKEALRMRPDRLVIGEVREAESLDMLIALNSGLPGLSTIHANSAHDALTKICTLPLLAGENISSAFVVPTVAACIDLVVHCRRDAAGRRFVGEIMALGRRVENGAIETTTLFEHHDGQLVLAPTADLAHQKLLDAGIDVAELGRLVA, encoded by the coding sequence GTGGACGGACTGGCGATAGTTGAGGATGAGGTACGCGAACTCATCCGCAGGAACGGGCTTGACCCCTCCACCCAGGTGGGGGAGGTCCGCCGGTTGGTGGACGACGTGGTTCGCGACTACGACGAACGCTCCCTGCTGGGGGTGCTCCCGGCGCTGGGGGAACTGGGCCTGGCCCGGCGCCGCATCATGGACGCGGTGGCAGGGCTCGGCGCCCTCCAACCCCTGCTGGACGATCCCGACGTCGAGGAAATCTGGCTCAACGGACCCCACGAGGTCTTTTGCGCACGCGGAGGAACGTCCGAGCTGACCTCCATCCGGCTTCCCGAGGCCGAGGTCCCGGCATTGGTGGAGCGCATGCTCAAGTCCTCGGGCCGCCGCCTTGACCTGTCCCAGCCGTTCGTCGACTGCCAGCTGGCCGACGGCTCCCGCCTGCACGTGGTCATCCCGGACATCACCCGCAAGCACTGGGCGGTGAACATCCGCAAGTTCATCGCCCGGGCCAGCAGGCTCGAGCACCTGGTGGAACTCGGTTCGCTGTCCCGGCAGGCCGCCCACTACCTGGATGTCGCCGTCGGGGCGGGGTTGAACGTGCTGGTCTCCGGGGCCACTCAGGCGGGAAAGACCACGATGCTCAACTGCCTTGCCTCCTCGATCGGCAGCCGCGAACGGGTGGTCACGATCGAGGAGATCTTCGAGTTGAAGATCAACCTGCGCGACGTGGTGGCCCTGCAGACCAGGCAGGAAAACCTGGAAGGGAACGGGGAAATCAACATGCGCCGCCTGGTCAAGGAGGCGCTGCGGATGCGCCCGGACCGGCTGGTCATCGGCGAGGTCCGCGAGGCCGAATCGCTGGACATGCTCATCGCCCTGAATTCAGGACTGCCGGGCCTTTCCACGATCCACGCGAATTCCGCCCACGACGCGCTGACGAAGATCTGCACGCTGCCGCTGCTGGCCGGGGAGAATATTTCCTCGGCCTTTGTCGTTCCCACGGTCGCCGCATGCATCGACCTGGTGGTGCACTGCCGCCGGGATGCGGCGGGCAGGCGCTTCGTCGGGGAAATCATGGCGTTGGGCCGCCGCGTGGAAAACGGGGCCATCGAGACCACCACGCTGTTCGAACACCACGACGGGCAGCTGGTCCTGGCTCCGACGGCGGACCTGGCCCACCAGAAGCTCCTCGACGCGGGGATCGACGTGGCCGAACTGGGACGGCTTGTGGCATGA
- a CDS encoding protein kinase domain-containing protein has product MTAPHTDPRLGTILDERYRLDARIADGGMSTVYRATDLRLHRTVAVKVLHAHLASDPVILERFEAEAIIAAGLTHDNIVGIRDHHVSGSTAYLVMEFVRGLNLSQSLKSRGRYTPRQALVVLQAICTGLSVAHEEGIVHRDMKPANVLISDEGRIKVADFGLARAATAHTNATNFLGTAAYISPELAKGEPADERSDIYAVGIIAYELLTGRQPFTSDSAYGLAFKHINDDVPPPSALVPGLSGELDELVAYCTNKDPEDRPQNASFLLSDLRQIHDSLSPAQLDLGSATLGGLKDLIPPATSAHTSVHEALAQAQEYRDSAAAGRAANGADATMALPAAAGGPTSEDATRALGVAGDQTTILGGAGHTRAFDETWDHAQAGPSHTQALEPREQRPVSARQARKNAKAAAIAWKKDAQIPTHQLAPRTPARRKWLIGVLLVLLASIVAAVSLFFGMGPGAPFQIPALKGASASQAVDQLAATGVKAASREIFDDKLERGLVVGSEPAAGETIRRFQGLQLLVSKGPELFAVPNLTGRPQAAAEKDLKAANLAAGKVTKKYSEEVAKGVVLGHDPEPGKKLRRGSKIALTVSRGPAPVDVPSLAGLDAKQADAALNQAGLKGKSFGKEYSTTVPSGQVMSQKPAGGQVERGTTVEYIVSRGPRMIEVPNMQGKQLREARETLEGLGFKVTDKKALGGLFGTVHTQTPAGGTAPEGSIIHLLVI; this is encoded by the coding sequence GTGACAGCGCCACACACCGACCCCCGCCTCGGCACGATCCTCGATGAACGCTATCGACTCGATGCCCGCATTGCCGACGGCGGCATGTCCACCGTCTACCGAGCCACGGACCTGCGGCTGCACCGCACGGTTGCCGTGAAGGTCCTGCACGCCCACCTGGCCTCGGACCCCGTCATCCTGGAACGCTTCGAGGCCGAGGCGATCATCGCCGCCGGGCTGACCCACGACAACATCGTGGGCATCCGCGACCACCACGTCTCGGGGTCCACCGCCTACCTGGTGATGGAATTCGTGCGCGGGCTGAACCTGAGCCAGTCGCTGAAATCCCGCGGCCGCTATACCCCGCGCCAGGCGCTGGTGGTGCTGCAGGCGATCTGCACCGGGCTGTCGGTCGCGCACGAGGAAGGCATCGTGCACCGCGACATGAAGCCGGCCAACGTGCTGATTTCCGACGAGGGCCGCATCAAGGTCGCCGACTTCGGGCTGGCCCGGGCCGCCACCGCGCACACCAACGCCACCAATTTCCTCGGCACCGCCGCCTACATCTCCCCCGAGCTGGCCAAGGGCGAACCGGCCGACGAACGCAGCGACATCTACGCCGTGGGCATCATCGCCTACGAGCTGCTCACCGGCCGCCAGCCCTTCACCTCGGACAGCGCGTACGGGTTGGCGTTCAAGCACATCAACGACGACGTCCCGCCGCCCTCGGCACTCGTGCCCGGGCTGTCGGGCGAACTCGACGAGCTCGTCGCGTACTGCACCAACAAGGACCCCGAGGACCGGCCGCAGAACGCCTCGTTCCTGCTCAGCGACCTGCGGCAGATCCACGACTCGCTGTCCCCCGCCCAACTGGACCTGGGTTCGGCGACCCTCGGCGGGCTCAAGGACCTGATCCCCCCGGCGACCTCTGCACACACCTCGGTGCACGAGGCCCTGGCCCAGGCCCAGGAGTACCGCGATTCCGCCGCGGCCGGGCGGGCCGCCAACGGCGCCGACGCGACGATGGCACTGCCGGCCGCCGCCGGGGGCCCCACGTCCGAAGACGCCACCCGTGCGCTGGGCGTTGCCGGGGACCAGACCACCATCCTGGGCGGCGCCGGGCACACCCGGGCCTTCGACGAGACCTGGGACCACGCCCAGGCCGGGCCGTCCCACACCCAGGCTCTGGAGCCCAGGGAGCAGCGTCCGGTGTCCGCCCGGCAGGCAAGGAAGAACGCCAAGGCCGCGGCGATCGCGTGGAAGAAGGATGCGCAGATCCCGACGCACCAGCTGGCACCCCGGACCCCGGCGCGCCGCAAGTGGCTTATCGGGGTCCTGTTGGTGCTGCTGGCCTCGATCGTTGCCGCGGTGTCCCTGTTCTTCGGCATGGGCCCGGGCGCACCCTTCCAGATCCCCGCGCTGAAGGGCGCCTCCGCCAGCCAGGCGGTCGACCAGCTGGCGGCCACCGGGGTCAAGGCAGCCAGCCGCGAGATATTCGACGACAAGCTTGAGCGTGGCCTCGTGGTTGGAAGTGAACCCGCCGCCGGGGAAACCATCCGCCGATTTCAAGGCCTCCAGCTCCTGGTCTCCAAGGGTCCCGAGCTCTTCGCCGTCCCGAACCTGACCGGTCGACCGCAGGCAGCAGCAGAGAAGGACCTGAAGGCCGCGAACCTGGCCGCCGGCAAGGTCACGAAGAAGTATTCCGAGGAAGTCGCCAAGGGCGTGGTGCTCGGCCACGACCCCGAACCCGGGAAGAAGCTGCGGCGCGGCAGCAAGATCGCGCTGACCGTTTCCCGGGGGCCCGCCCCCGTGGATGTCCCCTCGCTGGCCGGGCTCGATGCCAAGCAGGCGGATGCCGCATTGAACCAGGCCGGGCTGAAGGGCAAGTCCTTCGGCAAGGAGTACAGCACCACGGTGCCCTCCGGGCAGGTCATGTCCCAGAAACCGGCCGGCGGGCAAGTCGAGCGCGGCACAACTGTCGAGTACATCGTGTCGCGCGGTCCGAGGATGATCGAGGTACCTAATATGCAAGGCAAGCAACTCCGCGAAGCGCGGGAGACCCTTGAAGGACTCGGATTCAAGGTCACGGACAAAAAAGCATTAGGTGGGTTATTCGGTACAGTTCACACCCAGACTCCGGCGGGCGGAACCGCGCCCGAGGGTTCAATAATTCACCTTCTGGTGATCTAG